The following proteins are co-located in the Chryseobacterium daecheongense genome:
- a CDS encoding four helix bundle protein has translation MKHNFKNLNIWKLAIELANDVYILTDIFPKSEEFGLKSQIRRCSVSVPSNIAEGSSRSSNKDFNRFLEISLGSLYELQTQIIISSNRSYFDLSQLENIENKITELQRMISGFQKNLKL, from the coding sequence ATGAAACATAACTTTAAGAATTTAAATATCTGGAAATTGGCAATTGAATTAGCTAATGATGTTTATATACTTACTGATATTTTTCCAAAAAGTGAAGAATTTGGACTAAAATCTCAAATTAGGAGATGTTCAGTTTCTGTTCCTTCAAATATAGCTGAAGGTTCAAGTAGAAGTTCCAATAAAGATTTCAATCGCTTTTTAGAAATAAGTCTTGGCTCTCTTTATGAATTACAAACACAGATTATCATTTCTTCCAATAGAAGTTATTTTGATTTGTCCCAACTTGAAAATATAGAAAATAAAATCACAGAATTACAGAGAATGATTTCTGGCTTTCAAAAGAACTTAAAGTTGTAA
- a CDS encoding acetyl-CoA C-acyltransferase: MKQAYIVKGYRTAVGKAPKGSLRFTRPDVMAATVIEKLMAELPQLDKNRIDDLIVGNAMPEAEQGLNVARLISLMGLNTDKVPGVTVNRYCASGSEAIAIASAKIQAGMADCIIAGGTESMSYIPMGGYKPVPETDIAKTNPDYYWGMGYTAEEVAKQYKITREEQDQFAFESHMKALKANAEGKFTNQIVPLPVEYNFLDENQKMQTKKFDFSVDEGPRKDTSLEGLAKLRPVFANGGSVTAGNSSQMSDGAAFVMVMSEEMVKELGLQPEARLVAYAAAGLEPRIMGMGPIYAIPKALKQAGLELKDIELIELNEAFASQSVAIKKELGLNPDILNVNGGAIALGHPLGCTGTKLTVQLLDEMRKRGNKYGMVSMCVGTGQGAASIFELL; this comes from the coding sequence ATGAAACAAGCATATATAGTAAAAGGATACAGGACAGCGGTGGGTAAAGCGCCTAAAGGTTCCCTTCGCTTTACACGTCCGGATGTAATGGCGGCTACAGTAATTGAAAAATTAATGGCTGAGCTTCCGCAATTGGATAAAAACAGGATTGATGACCTTATCGTAGGAAATGCAATGCCTGAAGCTGAGCAGGGCTTAAACGTAGCCCGTCTCATCTCTTTGATGGGATTGAATACGGATAAAGTTCCAGGTGTAACTGTAAACAGATATTGTGCATCAGGAAGTGAGGCAATTGCTATTGCTTCAGCTAAAATTCAGGCCGGAATGGCGGATTGTATTATTGCCGGTGGTACTGAATCAATGTCTTATATTCCTATGGGAGGATACAAGCCGGTTCCGGAAACTGATATTGCCAAAACAAACCCTGACTATTATTGGGGAATGGGTTATACTGCGGAAGAAGTAGCAAAACAATATAAGATCACAAGAGAAGAACAGGATCAGTTCGCTTTTGAATCTCATATGAAAGCTTTAAAGGCTAATGCTGAAGGTAAGTTTACCAATCAGATTGTTCCCCTTCCTGTAGAATATAATTTCCTGGATGAAAATCAGAAGATGCAAACCAAAAAGTTTGATTTTTCTGTTGATGAAGGACCAAGAAAAGATACTTCTTTAGAAGGTTTGGCTAAACTAAGACCTGTATTCGCCAACGGAGGAAGCGTAACAGCCGGAAACTCTTCTCAGATGAGTGATGGAGCTGCTTTCGTAATGGTTATGAGTGAGGAAATGGTAAAAGAGTTAGGTTTACAGCCGGAAGCAAGGCTTGTTGCCTATGCTGCTGCAGGACTTGAGCCTAGAATCATGGGAATGGGACCTATCTATGCTATTCCAAAAGCACTAAAACAAGCAGGCCTTGAATTAAAAGACATCGAATTAATTGAATTAAATGAAGCTTTCGCTTCCCAGTCAGTTGCCATCAAAAAAGAATTAGGTCTAAACCCTGATATCCTTAATGTAAACGGAGGAGCAATCGCTCTGGGGCACCCTCTTGGATGTACCGGAACAAAGCTTACTGTACAGCTTCTGGATGAAATGAGAAAACGCGGAAATAAATACGGTATGGTTTCAATGTGCGTAGGAACAGGACAGGGAGCAGCAAGTATTTTTGAATTATTATAG
- a CDS encoding four helix bundle protein, with protein MKLCKIFYLATLDFPKDEIFGLTSQSRRSLYSISSNIAEGAGRDTDAQFSHFLNIALGSSFEFETQILIANDLGFFKNDDFDIIYSETKHIQNMLAKLKQKFNT; from the coding sequence ATGAAACTTTGTAAAATTTTTTACCTGGCCACGCTTGATTTTCCAAAAGATGAAATATTCGGACTTACCTCTCAATCAAGAAGAAGTCTTTATTCAATTTCTTCAAATATTGCTGAAGGTGCGGGTCGTGATACAGATGCTCAGTTTTCACATTTCCTGAATATTGCCTTAGGATCATCCTTTGAATTCGAAACACAAATATTAATCGCTAATGATTTGGGGTTTTTCAAAAATGATGATTTTGATATTATTTATTCAGAAACTAAACATATTCAAAATATGCTGGCCAAATTGAAGCAAAAATTTAATACTTAA
- a CDS encoding 3-hydroxyacyl-CoA dehydrogenase NAD-binding domain-containing protein, with product MKRRIKHVTVLGSGIMGSGIAAHFANIGVEVLLLDIVPFELTEAEQKKGLTKDDKAVRNRIAAENFEKLKKASPALLYSPKFADRIKVGNFDDDLQKIKNTDWIIEVVVERLDIKKSVYEKIEQFRKPGTLISSNTSGIPIHLLTEGRSDDFKKYFAGTHFFNPVRYLPLLEIIPTNDTDPEIVDFYMNYGAKFLGKTTVLAKDTPAFIANRIGVFSMMDLLHNVQKLGLTVSDVDKLTGPVIGRPKSATFRTADVVGLDTLVMVANGVRQSGSEANDFNDVFALPNYIQKMMDNKWLGSKTQQGFYKKVKNADGKSEIHGLNLDTLEYELQGKSSFPTLELTKTIDKPIDRFKVLIGGKDKAGELYRKSLGALFAYVSHKVPEISDDIYKIDDAMRAGFGWENGPFEIWDAVGIQKGIELAKDAGYEVSDWAKELAEKGQTFYKVNDEGQSIYYDKNSGNYNNIPGQDAFIILDNIRKNKTLWSNSGSAIEDLGDGIINFEIRSKMNSLGGEVLDGLNRAIDLAEKEYDGLVIGNQGTNFSVGANLAMILMMAIEQDWDDLNMAIAYFQKSMMRVRYSSIPVVVAPHGMTLGGGCEMTMHADRVVAAAETYIGLVETGVGVIPGGGGTKELTLRTSREFHTDDVKNNRLREAFMNIAMGKVATSAYEAYDMGILEKGKDIVSVSKNRQIAEAKKIAKLLAEQGYTQPIEQSVKVLGKDALGMFYVGTDQMLTGNFISEHDKKIADKLANVMVGGNLSEPTVVTEQYLLNLERETFLQLCGERKTLERIQYMLQNGKPLRN from the coding sequence ATGAAAAGAAGAATCAAACACGTTACGGTTCTTGGTTCAGGAATCATGGGAAGCGGTATCGCAGCTCACTTCGCCAATATTGGTGTGGAAGTTTTGCTTTTAGATATTGTTCCCTTTGAATTGACTGAAGCAGAACAAAAAAAAGGTTTGACCAAAGATGATAAAGCAGTAAGAAACAGAATTGCTGCAGAGAACTTTGAAAAACTTAAAAAAGCGAGTCCTGCACTACTCTATTCTCCAAAATTTGCAGATAGAATCAAAGTAGGAAATTTTGATGATGATTTACAGAAAATAAAAAATACAGACTGGATTATTGAAGTGGTCGTTGAAAGACTGGACATCAAAAAATCTGTCTATGAAAAGATTGAACAATTCAGAAAACCAGGAACTTTAATTTCTTCTAATACATCGGGAATTCCTATCCACTTATTAACGGAAGGAAGAAGCGATGACTTCAAGAAGTATTTCGCAGGAACCCACTTCTTCAACCCGGTACGTTATCTTCCTCTTTTGGAGATTATCCCAACCAATGATACGGATCCCGAGATCGTTGATTTCTATATGAACTACGGAGCCAAGTTCTTGGGTAAAACTACGGTTTTGGCAAAAGATACACCAGCATTCATTGCCAATAGAATCGGGGTATTTTCCATGATGGACCTTTTACATAATGTACAGAAATTAGGTCTTACCGTTTCCGATGTAGATAAATTAACAGGACCGGTGATCGGCCGTCCAAAATCTGCAACCTTCAGAACAGCGGATGTGGTAGGTTTGGATACTCTGGTTATGGTAGCTAACGGTGTACGCCAAAGTGGTTCAGAAGCCAATGACTTTAATGATGTGTTTGCGCTTCCCAATTATATCCAGAAAATGATGGATAATAAATGGTTAGGCTCTAAAACACAGCAAGGATTTTACAAGAAAGTGAAGAATGCAGATGGAAAATCTGAAATTCATGGATTAAATCTGGATACCTTAGAATATGAACTTCAGGGAAAATCATCTTTCCCTACCCTTGAGCTTACTAAAACCATTGATAAACCTATCGACAGATTCAAAGTTTTAATCGGCGGAAAAGATAAAGCAGGAGAATTATACAGAAAATCTTTGGGTGCGTTATTCGCTTACGTATCTCATAAAGTCCCGGAAATTTCTGATGACATCTATAAAATTGATGATGCCATGAGAGCTGGTTTCGGATGGGAAAACGGTCCGTTTGAGATCTGGGATGCCGTAGGTATTCAAAAAGGTATTGAACTTGCGAAAGATGCAGGCTATGAGGTTTCTGATTGGGCTAAAGAATTGGCGGAAAAAGGACAAACATTCTATAAAGTTAATGATGAAGGTCAAAGTATCTATTATGACAAAAACTCAGGAAATTACAACAATATCCCGGGTCAGGATGCCTTCATTATTTTAGATAATATCAGAAAGAATAAAACACTTTGGAGCAATTCAGGCTCAGCTATTGAAGATCTGGGAGACGGAATTATCAATTTTGAGATCCGCTCCAAGATGAACTCTCTTGGCGGAGAAGTTCTTGACGGACTTAACCGTGCGATCGACTTAGCTGAAAAAGAATACGATGGCCTTGTAATCGGTAACCAGGGGACCAACTTCTCGGTAGGTGCCAATTTAGCTATGATCCTTATGATGGCTATCGAACAGGACTGGGATGATCTGAATATGGCTATAGCTTATTTCCAGAAATCAATGATGAGAGTTCGTTATTCTTCAATTCCTGTCGTAGTGGCTCCTCATGGAATGACTCTTGGTGGCGGCTGCGAAATGACCATGCACGCTGACCGTGTAGTTGCTGCTGCGGAAACTTATATCGGCCTGGTAGAAACCGGAGTTGGTGTAATTCCTGGTGGTGGTGGTACTAAAGAATTAACTTTAAGAACCTCAAGAGAATTCCACACCGATGATGTGAAAAACAACAGACTACGCGAAGCTTTCATGAACATTGCCATGGGTAAAGTAGCAACTTCAGCCTACGAAGCCTATGATATGGGAATCCTTGAAAAAGGAAAAGATATTGTTTCCGTAAGTAAAAACAGACAAATTGCAGAGGCTAAAAAGATTGCAAAATTATTAGCAGAGCAAGGATACACACAACCTATTGAACAAAGCGTAAAAGTTTTAGGAAAAGATGCATTGGGAATGTTCTATGTAGGAACAGACCAGATGTTAACCGGAAACTTTATTTCTGAACACGACAAGAAGATCGCAGATAAACTGGCCAATGTAATGGTAGGTGGAAATCTTTCCGAACCAACTGTTGTAACCGAACAATACCTATTGAATCTTGAAAGAGAAACTTTCCTTCAACTTTGCGGAGAAAGAAAAACCCTGGAAAGAATACAGTACATGTTGCAGAACGGAAAACCACTTAGGAATTAG
- a CDS encoding MarR family transcriptional regulator, which translates to MDNNKEKIENVDLVLKQTWLAVSKMFTELAQEHDSTAVQALTLLKIDPKEGTRSTNLGPKMAIEPTSLTRIIKLLEDNGYIYKEKTTTDKREVIIKLTDKGLNSRNLSKEVVLSFNKRVMDKIAPEKMEIFKEVMNEIMKIANDLNNRK; encoded by the coding sequence ATGGATAACAACAAAGAAAAAATAGAAAATGTAGATCTGGTTCTAAAACAAACCTGGCTTGCTGTATCCAAAATGTTCACAGAACTTGCCCAGGAGCACGATTCTACAGCCGTTCAGGCGCTCACACTTCTTAAAATAGATCCTAAAGAAGGGACAAGAAGCACAAATTTGGGACCCAAGATGGCCATTGAGCCTACTTCTCTTACAAGAATTATAAAACTTCTGGAAGATAACGGCTATATCTATAAGGAGAAAACCACTACCGACAAAAGAGAGGTTATCATAAAACTTACAGATAAAGGGCTAAACTCAAGAAATCTTTCAAAAGAAGTGGTCTTAAGTTTCAACAAAAGGGTCATGGATAAAATTGCTCCGGAAAAAATGGAAATTTTTAAGGAAGTAATGAATGAAATCATGAAAATTGCCAACGATCTGAATAACAGAAAATAA
- a CDS encoding ABC transporter ATP-binding protein produces the protein MHLQIKQAHIGYNTTLISNTNTHLNLGDVCLLIGNNGVGKTTLIKSILHQIPLLQGEILINGKNIKKLSVKEIAENIAIVFSKAVIPQNYTVEDLISLGKYIYYPYYFELKKEDRDEVSHIINELNLNQYKDILLKNLSDGNLQKAFIGRALTQNSPIIILDEPTTHLDEKNKIIILKTLRRLAKEQNKLILFSSHDWRLAKEFADKIWYVKDNHLYTGIVEDLLLQHDELTNVSLFQVNESFVAPEISAPPIYKEMLYSLLQKNFQKDLSSFKFEFQNKFWVIYYHNTKHQCESFEEIIDSIKNIH, from the coding sequence ATGCATCTACAAATCAAACAAGCCCATATTGGTTATAATACCACCCTGATTTCAAATACTAATACCCATTTGAATTTAGGAGACGTATGCTTGTTGATTGGAAACAATGGTGTAGGAAAAACCACTCTGATTAAATCAATTTTACATCAGATACCATTATTACAAGGAGAAATTTTAATAAATGGTAAGAATATAAAGAAACTGTCTGTTAAAGAAATTGCAGAGAATATTGCCATTGTTTTTTCTAAGGCGGTTATTCCACAAAACTATACGGTGGAAGATCTTATTTCGTTAGGAAAATATATTTATTATCCATATTATTTTGAATTAAAAAAAGAGGACAGAGATGAAGTTTCACATATCATCAATGAACTGAATTTGAATCAGTATAAGGATATACTCCTGAAAAATCTCTCTGATGGAAATCTTCAGAAAGCATTTATTGGACGTGCTTTGACACAAAACTCCCCTATTATTATTCTAGATGAGCCTACCACTCATCTTGATGAAAAAAATAAGATTATCATCCTTAAAACATTACGCAGGCTGGCAAAGGAACAAAACAAACTTATCCTTTTTTCTTCCCACGACTGGCGGCTGGCAAAAGAATTTGCTGATAAGATATGGTACGTAAAAGACAATCATTTGTATACAGGGATTGTTGAAGATCTCCTACTTCAACATGATGAACTAACCAACGTTTCTTTATTTCAGGTTAACGAAAGTTTTGTAGCACCGGAAATTTCTGCCCCTCCGATTTACAAGGAGATGCTGTATTCACTGCTTCAAAAAAACTTTCAAAAAGACCTCTCATCTTTTAAATTTGAGTTTCAAAACAAGTTTTGGGTAATTTATTACCATAACACAAAACATCAATGTGAATCATTCGAAGAAATCATTGATTCCATCAAAAACATTCATTAA
- a CDS encoding iron ABC transporter permease, translating into MSKKFKILCFLFIIAIILAAVINLNTGFLSLNLKDFFYSSANGQIADIRINRVLVMLLAGISIPTSGFLMQEYFQNPLAGPDILGITSVASLSVSFYIFFSHDILLPDYLQNSFLSLSAIIGSFFLMIVLLSISKKFQDKSYLIIFGFLVSALAGAIVSLLQLYAENQSLKNYILWSFGANNMVTRNQILVLSVLVIVGLYMSFKTIKPLIGNSLGSSYAQSLGVNLHHLKLFIIIAASLLSASITAFLGPILFIGIIVPHFCRLIYNPAKLWQQWILNMMLGMLMMLLFSIIAEKSQIPLNVISSIFGIPVILVMLLKQNKV; encoded by the coding sequence ATGTCAAAAAAATTCAAAATCCTGTGTTTTTTATTTATAATCGCCATTATTCTGGCTGCGGTTATTAATCTGAATACGGGATTTTTAAGTTTAAACCTAAAGGATTTTTTTTATAGCTCAGCCAACGGCCAGATTGCAGATATTCGTATCAACAGGGTTTTGGTAATGCTTTTAGCAGGAATTTCCATTCCTACTTCAGGGTTTCTGATGCAGGAATATTTCCAGAATCCATTAGCAGGTCCGGATATATTAGGTATTACTTCCGTAGCTAGTTTATCTGTTTCATTTTATATTTTCTTTTCACATGATATTCTGCTTCCGGATTATCTCCAGAACAGTTTTCTGAGCTTATCAGCGATTATCGGCAGTTTCTTCCTGATGATCGTACTTTTATCCATTTCTAAGAAATTCCAGGACAAATCTTATCTTATTATCTTCGGGTTTTTAGTTTCCGCACTGGCCGGAGCAATTGTTTCTTTACTTCAGTTGTATGCAGAAAATCAAAGTCTGAAAAATTATATCCTATGGTCTTTCGGTGCAAATAATATGGTCACCAGAAACCAGATCCTTGTATTATCTGTTTTGGTCATTGTCGGCTTATATATGTCTTTTAAAACCATTAAACCATTAATTGGAAATTCCTTGGGCAGTTCCTATGCACAGAGCCTTGGAGTAAACTTGCATCATTTAAAGCTATTCATCATCATAGCCGCTTCGCTCCTATCAGCATCTATAACAGCATTTTTGGGGCCTATTTTGTTTATAGGAATCATTGTTCCTCATTTTTGCAGACTTATTTATAATCCTGCTAAACTCTGGCAGCAGTGGATCTTGAATATGATGCTGGGAATGCTGATGATGTTACTGTTTTCAATTATTGCAGAGAAAAGTCAAATTCCGTTGAATGTGATAAGTTCTATTTTTGGAATCCCCGTTATCCTTGTGATGCTTTTGAAGCAGAATAAAGTTTAA
- a CDS encoding thioredoxin domain-containing protein: protein MKKIILSTLVIFALTSCKKESSKTDDKGISQDSVAVAENTTSADHTAYISKEISPENIGDYLAKNNDTLYVTNFFATWCGPCIQEIPHFRKKMEELKGKPVKFTFVNLDKKSDWSTAVKDFAEKNDLAKNIILLDGQKLDENFFPKNFKKWDGGSIPFTYMRKGAKTDEYLGMMNEELLNSKIDSFLK, encoded by the coding sequence ATGAAGAAGATCATTTTATCAACCCTAGTTATATTTGCGCTGACCAGTTGTAAAAAAGAAAGTTCAAAAACTGATGACAAAGGGATATCCCAGGATTCAGTAGCTGTTGCAGAAAATACTACTTCTGCTGATCACACAGCTTATATTTCAAAAGAAATTTCTCCCGAAAATATTGGAGACTATCTGGCAAAAAATAATGACACACTGTATGTTACTAATTTCTTTGCCACTTGGTGTGGGCCATGTATTCAGGAAATTCCACATTTCAGAAAAAAAATGGAAGAACTGAAAGGAAAACCTGTAAAGTTTACTTTTGTTAATCTGGATAAAAAGTCTGATTGGAGTACTGCAGTTAAAGATTTTGCAGAAAAAAATGATCTTGCAAAAAACATAATCTTACTGGATGGCCAAAAGCTTGATGAGAATTTCTTTCCGAAAAATTTTAAAAAATGGGACGGTGGTTCTATCCCTTTTACTTACATGAGAAAAGGAGCGAAAACTGATGAATATCTTGGAATGATGAATGAAGAACTTTTAAATTCTAAGATCGATTCATTCTTAAAATAA
- a CDS encoding iron-sulfur cluster-binding domain-containing protein, translating into MEQQIYKGKLTTFHWLKIAKKEELTKNTFSLEFEIPGNLQKNFKFEAGQFVSIKFQSHGKDIINDYSMTSAPYEKKISLGIKVNSPIGATAELFKNYKVGNELLVSEPGGRFTLISKPSEFRTIVGFAAGIGITPVLSHFKNILHNEPRTRLFLFFGNKNSDELIYRDLLDNLARTYGDRLQIFYFFSQEKTPDQLFYGRLDAKKLNLIINQILHLDDTDEESTIWDAVDEVLICGKGDMIKTLANACYHHGIPKKNIHFELFEEFNDDIYPIEKEFPLIENVEIDFKILGKDYNTHLPDNKDKILQQLLVQKFPVPYSCKSGICGSCECYLEEGEVELLENEYLTEKEELQGKILACMSIAKTKKIKLNFDLI; encoded by the coding sequence ATGGAACAACAAATCTATAAAGGGAAACTCACAACGTTTCATTGGTTAAAAATAGCGAAAAAGGAAGAACTGACCAAAAATACTTTCTCCCTGGAATTTGAGATTCCCGGGAATTTACAGAAGAATTTTAAATTTGAAGCGGGTCAGTTTGTCAGTATTAAATTTCAGTCCCATGGAAAAGATATCATCAATGATTATTCAATGACATCGGCTCCTTACGAGAAAAAAATAAGCCTGGGCATAAAAGTGAATTCTCCTATAGGAGCAACAGCAGAACTGTTTAAAAATTATAAGGTTGGAAATGAACTATTGGTAAGTGAACCGGGAGGTCGATTTACTTTAATATCTAAACCCAGTGAATTCAGAACGATAGTCGGTTTTGCTGCTGGAATCGGGATAACCCCGGTGTTAAGCCATTTCAAAAATATTCTTCATAATGAGCCCAGAACGCGACTGTTTTTGTTTTTTGGAAATAAAAATTCTGACGAATTAATCTACCGGGATCTTTTGGATAATCTGGCCAGAACTTATGGGGACAGATTACAGATATTTTATTTCTTTTCGCAGGAAAAAACACCGGATCAGCTTTTTTATGGAAGGCTAGATGCGAAAAAGTTAAACCTGATTATCAATCAGATTTTGCACCTTGATGATACAGACGAAGAATCCACCATCTGGGATGCAGTAGATGAAGTTCTAATCTGTGGAAAAGGGGACATGATAAAAACACTGGCCAATGCATGCTACCATCATGGAATCCCGAAAAAAAATATTCATTTTGAACTTTTTGAAGAGTTTAATGATGATATTTATCCTATAGAAAAAGAGTTTCCGTTGATTGAAAATGTGGAAATCGATTTTAAAATACTGGGAAAAGACTACAATACCCATCTTCCGGATAACAAGGATAAAATTCTGCAGCAATTGCTGGTTCAGAAATTTCCTGTTCCTTATTCCTGTAAATCCGGAATTTGCGGAAGTTGTGAATGTTATTTGGAAGAAGGAGAAGTTGAATTACTAGAGAATGAATATTTAACGGAAAAAGAAGAGTTGCAAGGGAAAATATTAGCATGCATGTCTATAGCAAAAACAAAGAAAATAAAGCTTAACTTTGATCTCATTTGA
- a CDS encoding YdcF family protein — MRAVKNIFNLILTSIEIGILVICLANAWVFALTNGRTYTKISKIPPREVALVLGTSPKMRSGLSNPYFTKRMDATALLYHHGKIRKIIVSGEKSKGYNEPAAMKNYLVYQEGVPEEIIIEDPKGFNTYKSILRCKDVYKKSNVIIVSQGFHNLRALFFARNNNMNALGFDAQDVNKPESYYRNQFREIFARMIAVVYFLLGISPD, encoded by the coding sequence TTGAGAGCTGTAAAAAACATATTCAATCTTATTCTCACATCAATAGAAATTGGAATTCTAGTGATATGTTTGGCTAATGCCTGGGTGTTTGCCCTTACTAATGGGAGGACCTATACCAAAATATCAAAGATACCACCTCGTGAGGTCGCTCTGGTTTTAGGTACTTCACCTAAGATGAGATCCGGACTATCCAATCCTTATTTTACGAAAAGAATGGATGCTACTGCTTTATTGTATCATCATGGAAAAATCCGTAAAATAATTGTAAGCGGTGAAAAAAGCAAAGGTTATAATGAACCGGCTGCGATGAAAAATTATCTTGTTTATCAGGAAGGAGTTCCTGAAGAAATCATTATTGAAGATCCGAAAGGCTTCAACACATATAAGAGTATTTTACGTTGTAAGGATGTGTACAAAAAAAGTAATGTTATTATAGTATCTCAGGGATTTCATAACCTTCGGGCCCTATTTTTCGCAAGAAACAATAATATGAATGCACTGGGATTTGATGCGCAGGATGTAAATAAACCCGAAAGCTACTACAGAAATCAGTTCAGGGAGATTTTCGCAAGAATGATCGCTGTAGTCTATTTCCTGTTGGGAATTTCTCCTGATTAG